In one Silene latifolia isolate original U9 population chromosome 10, ASM4854445v1, whole genome shotgun sequence genomic region, the following are encoded:
- the LOC141607036 gene encoding cytochrome P450 83B1-like — MMHLILFIIALLFCSFIIFSKNTKNKSIILRPPPGPKGLPFIGNLHQYDSSRPHVYLAKLAKTYGSIVSLRLGYVPMVVVQSAKLAKEVLKTQDLNFCSRPLTVGLRKLSYNGLDIAFCPYNEYFREVKKISVIHLLNSIRVRSFAPIQQDEITRLMNKISSLSSSSSIVNLSILLPDFACNNICKMAFGRRYENNEGENNQFRRLLDEEEEMFVDIAYSDYFPSFGGWIDKLMGKSARLEKTFLELDAFYQKIIDEHLDPNKCNNDNHEEDLIDVLLHLRKERSFAFELTLDHVKAILMNVFAAGTDTSSTMVIWAMTELIKNPNTMKKVQDELRKNVPPKTSYIVEDDLQNLEYFKAVVKETFRLHPSAPLLIAHQAIRQTKIDEYDIEPETIVLVNAWVIGRDPVSWNDPDKFMPERFLGSSIDFKGQDFELIPFGAGRRMCPGVHLGTVNFELTLANLLHFFDWKLPIGVNKEDVDTDTLPGITMFKRNPLCLMANKIL, encoded by the exons ATGATGCACCTCATTCTCTTCATCATTGCCCTACTATTTTGTTCATTTATTATTttttcaaaaaatacaaaaaataagtCGATAATACTTCGTCCTCCTCCTGGTCCTAAAGGTCTTCCCTTCATCGGAAACTTACACCAATACGACTCTTCTAGACCTCATGTGTACTTGGCCAAGTTAGCCAAGACTTACGGGTCAATTGTATCACTACGACTAGGGTATGTACCCATGGTCGTGGTTCAATCAGCTAAACTAGCTAAAGAAGTCTTAAAAACACAAGACCTTAATTTCTGTAGTAGACCACTTACAGTCGGGCTCAGAAAACTAAGTTATAATGGATTGGATATCGCATTTTGTCCATATAATGAGTATTTTAGGGAAGTAAAGAAGATTAGTGTTATTCATCTTCTTAACTCGATTCGAGTACGTTCTTTTGCTCCTATTCAACAAGATGAAATTACAAGGCTTATGAATAAAATCTcttccctttcttcttcttcatctattGTCAACTTGAGCATTTTGCTGCCTGATTTTGCTTGCAATAATATATGTAAGATGGCGTTTGGTAGGAG GTATGAGAATAATGAAGGGGAAAACAACCAATTCCGAAGGCTATTAGATGAAGAAGAGGAGATGTTCGTAGATATAGCGTACTCAGATTATTTTCCATCATTTGGTGGGTGGATTGATAAGCTTATGGGAAAATCAGCTAGGCTTGAGAAGACTTTTCTTGAATTGGATGCCTTTTATCAAAAAATTATTGATGAACATCTTGACCCTAACAAATGCAACAATGATAACCATGAGGAGGATCTCATTGATGTTTTACTTCACCTACGCAAAGAacgttcttttgcatttgaactCACTTTGGACCATGTCAAAGCAATCTTGATG AATGTATTCGCGGCAGGAACTGATACTAGTTCAACAATGGTAATTTGGGCAATGACAGAATTAATCAAGAACCCTAACACCATGAAAAAAGTACAAGATGAGCTTAGGAAAAATGTTCCACCAAAAACAAGTTACATAGTTGAGGATGATCTTCAAAATTTGGAATACTTCAAAGCAGTGGTGAAAGAAACATTTAGACTTCATCCATCCGCTCCATTGCTCATAGCACACCAGGCAATCCGACAGACCAAGATAGACGAGTATGACATTGAACCTGAAACCATAGTTTTGGTGAATGCATGGGTTATCGGAAGGGACCCAGTATCATGGAACGACCCAGATAAATTTATGCCTGAAAGGTTTTTAGGTAGTTCAATTGATTTCAAAGGACAAGATTTTGAGCTTATTCCATTTGGAGCTGGAAGAAGAATGTGCCCTGGTGTGCATCTTGGCACAGTTAACTTTGAGCTAACACTTGCCAATTTGTTGCACTTTTTTGACTGGAAATTGCCTATTGGTGTGAACAAAGAAGATGTGGATACAGATACACTTCCTGGTATCACCATGTTTAAAAGAAATCCACTTTGTCTCATGGCAAACAAAATCTTATAA
- the LOC141606966 gene encoding cytochrome P450 83B1-like → MLLLLLFLLFLSFSCIFLLHKKHKNYDSFHPPPGPKGLPFIGNIHQFDSFQPHIYLSKLSKIYGPILTLKFGRKPIIVIQSAQTAEQVLKTQDLNFCSRPKLIASQRIAYNGLDIAFVPYNEYYKEVRKICVVHLLNSNRVQSYAPIRQDEVSRLVESISTLSSCSEIVNLSELAMNYANSNICRVAFGKRFDNIEASKRRKFYGLLHEIQALFIGFFFTDYFPWISWLDKLTGQKSRLERAFDELNKFNDELINDHLDPNRPKSDQEDIIEVLLHLRKDRSFGFDLTLNHIKALLMDIVVAGTDTSAAMIVWAMTELLKNPEIMTKVQEEIRKTIHDKDYNRVTMDDLPNLTYFKAVVKETFRFHPAAPLLIVRETVRQCVVNGYDILPKTLVYINVWAIGRDPECWNDPEKFIPERFLGSSVDYKGQDFGLIPFGAGRRMCPGLVLGVANFELALANILYSFDWDLPKGVDKDDLDDVVLPGIAMHKKNHLCLVAKHHA, encoded by the exons ATGTTATTACTATTACTTTTCCTACTATTTTTATCTTTTTCTTGCATATTTCTTCttcataaaaaacacaaaaattatgATTCATTTCATCCTCCTCCAGGCCCAAAAGGCCTTCCTTTCATAGGAAACATACACCAATTTGATTCTTTCCAACCTCATATTTACTTATCCAAATTATCAAAAATTTACGGTCCAATTTTAACCCTAAAATTCGGTCGAAAACCAATAATTGTGATTCAATCAGCACAAACAGCTGAACAAGTTTTAAAAACACAAGATCTTAATTTTTGTAGTAGACCAAAATTAATTGCATCACAAAGAATAGCTTATAATGGCTTAGACATTGCATTTGTACCATATAATGAGTAttataaagaagtaagaaaaatATGTGTTGTTCATTTACTTAACTCTAATAGAGTTCAATCTTATGCTCCTATTCGACAAGACGAAGTTTCAAGGCTCGTTGAGTCGATCTCAACCCTGTCTTCTTGTTCCGAAATTGTTAACTTAAGTGAGTTAGCTATGAATTATGCTAACTCTAATATATGCCGGGTTGCTTTTGGCAAAAG GTTTGACAACATAGAAGCAtcgaaaagaagaaaattttacGGGTTATTACATGAAATCCAGGCCTTATTTATAGGCTTCTTCTTTACGGATTATTTCCCTTGGATAAGCTGGCTCGATAAGTTAACAGGACAAAAGTCGAGGTTAGAGAGAGCGTTCGATGAATTGAACAAGTTTAACGACGAACTTATTAACGATCATCTCGACCCTAATCGGCCTAAATCCGACCAAGAGGATATCATTGAAGTTCTACTCCATCTTAGAAAAGATCGGTCATTTGGGTTTGATCTCACTTTGAACCACATCAAAGCATTACTCATG GATATAGTAGTAGCAGGAACAGACACAAGTGCAGCCATGATAGTCTGGGCAATGACAGAGTTACTAAAGAATCCCGAAATCATGACAAAAGTACAAGAAGAGATAAGAAAGACGATACACGACAAGGACTATAATCGCGTCACCATGGACGACCTTCCGAATCTTACCTATTTCAAGGCAGTCGTCAAGGAAACCTTCCGGTTTCATCCTGCAGCCCCTTTGTTGATTGTTAGAGAAACGGTTCGACAATGTGTCGTTAATGGGTATGATATTCTACCAAAAACTCTAGTCTACATAAACGTGTGGGCTATTGGGAGAGACCCGGAATGTTGGAATGACCCGGAAAAGTTTATACCAGAGCGGTTCTTAGGGAGTTCGGTTGATTATAAAGGTCAAGATTTCGGGTTAATTCCATTTGGTGCTGGTAGAAGAATGTGCCCTGGTTTGGTTTTAGGAGTCGCTAATTTTGAATTAGCACTCGCGAATATATTGTACTCGTTTGACTGGGATTTGCCAAAGGGAGTCGACAAGGACGATCTTGATGATGTTGTTCTCCCTGGAATTGCTATGCACAAAAAAAATCATCTTTGCCTTGTGGCTAAACATCATGCATAA
- the LOC141606965 gene encoding cytochrome P450 83B1-like produces MMHLILFIIALIICKFIIFPNNTKNKAVILRPPPGPKGLPFIGNLHQYDFSRPHVYLAKLAKTYGSVVSLQLGYAPIVVIQSAKLAKEVLQTQDLNFCSRPPMVGGRKLSYNGLDIVFSPYNECFREVKKICVVHLFNSIRVRSFAPIQQDEITRLMNKITSLCSSSSTINLSILVPDFACTNICKIAFGRSYEDDEGARIEFRRVLTEAEVMFTGMAYSDYFPSFGWLDKLTGKSTRLEKAFLDLDAFYQKIIDDHLDPNKSNDNNRHEDLVDVLLNLRKERSFAFELTLDHVKAILMNVFVAGTDSSSAMVIWTMTELIKNPNAMKKVQDELRKNVPPKTTYITEHDLQNLKYFKAMVKEIFRLHPVAPLLVARQTIRQSKIDGYNIEPGTIIQVSAWAIGRDPVSWTDPDKFMPERFLGSSIDFKGQDFELIPFGAGRRMCPGVHLGTVNFELTLANLLHFFDWKLPIGVKKEDVDTDTLPGIAMHKRNPLCLMANKIS; encoded by the exons ATGATGCACCTCATTCTCTTCATTATTGCCCTAATCATttgtaaatttattatttttccaAATAATACAAAAAATAAGGCGGTAATACTTCGTCCTCCTCCTGGACCTAAAGGTCTTCCGTTTATAGGAAATTTACACCAATACGACTTTTCTAGACCCCATGTGTACTTGGCCAAGCTAGCCAAGACGTATGGGTCAGTTGTGTCGTTACAACTAGGATATGCACCTATAGTCGTGATTCAATCAGCTAAGCTAGCTAAGGAGGTCTTGCAAACACAAGACCTCAATTTTTGTAGTCGACCACCTATGGTCGGGGGTAGAAAACTAAGTTATAATGGATTAGATATAGTATTTAGTCCATATAATGAGTGTTTTAGGGAAGTAAAGAAGATTTGTGTTGTTCATCTTTTTAACTCGATAAGAGTTCGATCTTTTGCTCCCATTCAACAAGATGAAATCACAAGGCTTATGAATAAAATCACTTCCCTTTGCTCTTCTTCATCTACTATCAACTTGAGCATTTTGGTGCCTGATTTTGCTTGCACTAACATATGTAAGATTGCCTTTGGTAGGAG CTACGAGGATGATGAAGGGGCTAGGATCGAATTCCGAAGAGTATTAACTGAAGCAGAGGTGATGTTCACAGGAATGGCATACTCAGATTATTTCCCGTCATTTGGGTGGCTTGATAAGCTTACGGGAAAATCAACTAGGCTTGAGAAGGCCTTTCTTGACTTGGATGCCTTTTATCAAAAAATCATCGATGACCACCTCGACCCTAACAAATCTAACGATAATAACCGTCACGAGGACCTCGTTGATGTTCTACTCAACCTTCGCAAAGAACGATCTTTTGCATTTGAACTCACTTTGGACCATGTCAAAGCAATCTTGATG AATGTATTTGTAGCAGGAACAGATTCAAGTTCAGCTATGGTAATTTGGACAATGACGGAGCTCATCAAGAATCCTAACGCCATGAAAAAGGTACAAGACGAGCTTAGAAAAAATGTTCCACCAAAAACAACTTACATAACCGAGCACGATCTCCAAAACCTAAAATACTTCAAAGCAATGGTAAAAGAAATATTCAGACTACACCCAGTAGCTCCATTGCTTGTGGCACGCCAAACAATCCGGCAAAGCAAGATAGATGGGTACAATATTGAACCGGGAACCATAATACAAGTGAGTGCTTGGGCAATCGGAAGGGATCCGGTATCATGGACCGACCCAGATAAATTTATGCCCGAAAGATTTTTGGGGAGTTCAATTGATTTCAAGGGACAAGATTTTGAGCTTATTCCTTTTGGAGCTGGAAGAAGAATGTGCCCTGGTGTGCATCTTGGTACAGTTAACTTTGAGCTAACACTTGCTAATTTGTTGCACTTTTTTGATTGGAAATTGCCTATTGGTGTGAAAAAGGAAGATGTTGATACAGATACATTGCCTGGTATTGCCATGCATAAGAGAAATCCACTTTGTCTCATGGCAAACAAAATCTCATAA
- the LOC141604766 gene encoding uncharacterized protein LOC141604766, whose product MGNDNRESKGYGWAVAAGLNAALAAISAKFFFSQPVKYSFVILFNVTMWGCYTNSLRALSSLQATVINFATNFLSSGLAGFFLFGEALSPKWFAGASLIVLGVFVLTKSSKETQKED is encoded by the exons ATGGGAAATGACAATAGAGAGAGCAAAGGATACGGTTGGGCGGTTGCCGCCGGTTTAAACGCTGCTTTAGCTGCTATTTCTGCTAAATTCTTCTTTTCTCAG CCTGTCAAGTATAGCTTTGTAATTTTATTCAATGTGACGATGTGGGGATGCTACACCAACAGCCTTAGAGCTTTGTCATCTTTGCAAGCTACAGTGATTAACTTTGCGACAAATTTCCTCTCTTCAGGCCTGGCTGGTTTTTTCCTCTTTGGGGAAGCGTTATCACCTAAG TGGTTTGCAGGTGCCTCGCTGATTGTACTTGGTGTGTTCGTACTAACTAAATCGAGTAAAGAGACACAAAAAGAGGATTAG
- the LOC141604765 gene encoding protein BASIC PENTACYSTEINE6-like, whose translation MNGSGHRENGRHKPAHSQWLMQPQSMKHIMAIMAERDAAIQERNMAINEKNKVCEERDMAILQRDTAIEERDEAITERDNALAALQFRQHLGEKNKVSEERDMAILQRDTAIEERDKAIMERDNALAALQFRQHLGDSDNSCPPGCHISRGVKHMHHPHQHSLQGLEASYDGRDDPIPNALLVASENVKSRKVKRGAKDSNAMPPAKKTTKGGRKVKKEDDDLNNMFSNKSPEWKGLQNSGIKHERKNPDLGLNQVVYDETSMPSPVCSCTGVYRQCYKWGDGGWQSACCTMTMSMYPLPALPNKKHGRIGGRKMSGSAFSKLLSRLSGEGYNLSNPVDLKDHWAKHGTNRYITFR comes from the exons ATGAATGGAAGCGGGCACCGTGAAAACGGAAGACACAAACCAGCACACAGTCAG TGGCTGATGCAGCCCCAGTCGATGAAGCATATAATGGCAATAATGGCTGAAAGAGATGCAGCGATCCAAGAGAGAAACATGGCTATAAATGAAAAGAATAAGGTCTGTGAAGAGAGAGATATGGCAATATTGCAGCGAGATACGGCTATTGAGGAAAGGGATGAGGCCATTACGGAGCGGGACAACGCTTTGGCGGCACTTCAGTTTCGACAGCATTTAGGTGAAAAGAATAAAGTCTCTGAAGAGAGAGATATGGCAATATTGCAGCGAGATACGGCTATTGAGGAAAGGGATAAGGCCATTATGGAGCGGGACAACGCTTTGGCGGCACTTCAGTTTCGACAGCATTTAGGTGACAGCGATAACTCATGCCCACCAGGGTGTCACATTTCAAGAGGTGTAAAACACATGCACCATCCACACCAACATTCCCTTCAAGGGCTTGAAGCTTCTTATGATGGAAGAGATGACCCGATTCCCAATGCGCTTCTAGTGGCATCTGAGAATGTAAAATCACGTAAAGTTAAACGAGGGGCCAAAGACTCCAATGCCATGCCCCCGGCCAAGAAGACAACTAAAGGCGGACGGAAGGTGAAGAAAGAAGACGATGACTTGAATAACATGTTCTCAAACAAATCTCCAGAGTGGAAGGGTTTGCAAAACTCGGGGATTAAGCATGAACGGAAGAATCCCGATCTCGGGCTGAACCAAGTAGTGTATGACGAGACAAGTATGCCATCGCCGGTTTGCTCTTGCACGGGGGTATACCGGCAATGTTACAAATGGGGAGATGGAGGGTGGCAATCAGCATGCTGCACAATGACCATGTCAATGTACCCATTACCAGCCTTGCCTAACAAAAAACACGGACGGATAGGAGGGCGTAAAATGAGTGGAAGTGCTTTCAGCAAATTGTTAAGCAGGCTGTCGGGAGAGGGGTACAATCTGTCTAATCCGGTAGACCTTAAGGATCACTGGGCCAAGCACGGAACTAACCGTTACATCACTTTCAGGTAG